The following are encoded in a window of Salinigranum halophilum genomic DNA:
- a CDS encoding amino acid ABC transporter substrate-binding protein, with the protein MTDHHKNKSRRRFLKRAGAGAIAVGLAGCSGSGGSGSGSGGDGGSGGAGGSDGGSTSESGTGGSTGSADGGRDRFKLGAVTSLSGDLRFGGGVTKRGYDLWADTVNQNGGIEVGGESYDVEIVYADAQSKPSSGADAASRMISNENVDAVLGPYSSNVTLAVCPIMEQNAMPHITGSAESPQIWQQQFEYSFGTIPTVSIIASETGEALLNLDPNAESVYITGVNEPFSKSTAEAMRTAAENAGVEVLDFQLFPRGADYANVVSQAKSAEPDLHLHGGHIGSHVNLMNAAEQFDYSPNGFMMHYGVNTGSYKDGAGAGAAHTFGATVWLPSADRSGGALFDSPSAYADAAQAAYGSAPDYTQAGSTAAGIVFQEAFKQLGSAPPLSQDDKDELISILEDIEVNTFYGDVQFETEGEYYHNNVNTTSLLIQLADDGSPKIVGPEGEAVDEATYPIPSWSER; encoded by the coding sequence ATGACAGACCACCACAAGAACAAGTCGCGTCGGCGGTTCCTGAAACGGGCGGGAGCAGGTGCGATCGCGGTCGGACTCGCGGGCTGTTCCGGCAGTGGCGGCTCTGGCAGCGGCTCCGGTGGTGACGGCGGCTCCGGTGGCGCTGGCGGTTCGGACGGGGGGTCCACCAGTGAGAGCGGAACCGGCGGTTCGACTGGAAGCGCCGACGGCGGCCGTGACCGGTTCAAACTGGGTGCGGTCACGTCGCTGTCCGGCGACCTCCGCTTCGGCGGTGGCGTCACCAAGCGCGGGTACGACCTCTGGGCAGACACCGTCAACCAGAACGGCGGTATCGAGGTCGGTGGGGAGTCGTACGACGTCGAAATCGTCTACGCCGACGCCCAGTCGAAGCCCAGTTCCGGCGCCGACGCCGCCTCGCGGATGATCTCGAACGAGAACGTCGACGCCGTGCTCGGCCCCTACTCCAGCAACGTCACGCTGGCCGTCTGTCCGATCATGGAGCAGAACGCCATGCCGCACATCACGGGCAGCGCGGAGTCCCCGCAGATCTGGCAACAGCAGTTCGAGTACTCGTTCGGGACGATTCCGACGGTTTCGATCATCGCCAGCGAAACCGGGGAGGCGCTGTTGAACCTCGACCCGAACGCCGAATCGGTCTACATCACCGGGGTGAACGAACCCTTCTCGAAGAGCACGGCGGAGGCGATGCGGACGGCGGCCGAGAACGCCGGCGTCGAGGTCCTCGACTTCCAGCTCTTCCCGCGCGGGGCCGACTACGCGAACGTCGTCTCCCAGGCGAAGAGCGCCGAGCCGGACCTCCACCTCCACGGCGGACACATCGGGAGCCACGTCAACCTCATGAACGCCGCCGAGCAGTTCGACTACTCGCCGAACGGCTTCATGATGCACTACGGCGTCAACACGGGGAGCTACAAAGACGGCGCGGGTGCGGGTGCGGCCCACACGTTCGGTGCGACCGTCTGGCTCCCGAGCGCCGACCGCTCCGGCGGCGCACTGTTCGACTCGCCGAGCGCCTACGCCGACGCCGCACAGGCCGCCTACGGCAGCGCGCCGGACTACACGCAGGCCGGGTCGACCGCCGCGGGTATCGTCTTTCAGGAGGCGTTCAAACAGCTCGGCTCCGCGCCGCCGCTCTCGCAGGACGACAAGGACGAACTCATCTCTATCCTCGAGGACATCGAGGTCAACACGTTCTACGGCGACGTGCAGTTCGAGACCGAGGGCGAGTACTACCACAACAACGTCAACACGACCTCGCTCCTCATCCAACTCGCCGACGACGGCTCTCCGAAGATCGTCGGACCGGAAGGCGAGGCAGTCGACGAGGCGACGTACCCGATTCCGAGCTGGAGTGAGCGGTAA
- a CDS encoding DUF502 domain-containing protein yields the protein MTGDDTASKPVEAGKSVYETALEVLLTGFTILIPIVITVYLINMTLDLITDALGPVIDILQWAGVIERLSDAGVARFMVETGLYSTVTDFYTELITVVVLLGVVVAVGTVGHNRYGEMVIDYVDLAITSIPGVGTVYGSFRRMSDAMLDQGADDFKEVKLVECLGEGLYVLGFETGPSPDSVNEATGNEEMVTMFLPMAPNPVTGGFLAHVPSDRVCDVDMTIEEGIRSILTSGVATGGEADQTEVPSMGDLKEATDLETLQPTVLSERSVTGEESAEDGSRRE from the coding sequence GTGACGGGCGACGACACGGCTTCGAAACCCGTCGAGGCGGGCAAGAGCGTCTACGAGACCGCGCTCGAGGTACTGCTCACCGGCTTCACCATCCTCATCCCCATCGTCATCACGGTCTACCTCATCAACATGACGCTCGACCTGATAACGGACGCCCTCGGGCCCGTTATCGACATCCTCCAGTGGGCGGGGGTCATCGAGCGCCTGTCGGACGCGGGGGTCGCGCGATTCATGGTCGAGACGGGGCTGTACTCGACGGTGACCGACTTCTACACCGAACTCATCACGGTCGTCGTCCTTCTCGGCGTGGTCGTGGCGGTCGGGACGGTCGGACACAACCGCTACGGCGAGATGGTCATCGACTACGTCGACCTCGCCATCACCTCGATTCCGGGTGTCGGAACCGTGTACGGGAGTTTCCGGCGGATGAGCGACGCGATGCTCGACCAGGGGGCAGACGACTTCAAGGAGGTCAAACTGGTCGAGTGTCTCGGTGAGGGCCTGTACGTCCTCGGCTTCGAGACCGGCCCGTCGCCCGACTCGGTGAACGAGGCGACCGGAAACGAGGAGATGGTCACGATGTTCCTCCCGATGGCACCGAACCCGGTCACCGGGGGCTTTCTCGCACACGTCCCCAGCGACCGCGTGTGCGACGTCGACATGACCATCGAGGAGGGCATCCGGAGCATCCTGACGAGCGGCGTCGCCACCGGCGGCGAGGCCGACCAGACGGAGGTCCCCTCGATGGGCGACCTCAAGGAAGCGACCGACCTCGAGACGCTCCAGCCGACGGTGCTCTCCGAGCGCTCCGTCACGGGCGAGGAGTCGGCCGAGGACGGCTCCAGACGCGAGTGA
- a CDS encoding YihY/virulence factor BrkB family protein: protein MRQNSRSLAVARATVAVVREKHVAADAAGLAYYAFSSLVPLLVLAYAALTTFGTALVLAQALELVTGVGAGEIEAVISRLGGDGAGRVRAVALALVISVWSTHRMFRAVDRIFAEVYGVRQERSRTRRFLDSTLVLVTVTVGITVMTGLGVVLAVRVSGPLWAGLGPVVLWLSLAVVFVPMYVALSGPDVSTTEIAPGAAFAASIWTVSLVVFRLYLSTSETVELYGVAGAVLLVLSWLYVGSFALLVGVVLNAVIAGRVEPDETWVPGEAGGTGG from the coding sequence GTGCGACAGAACTCACGGTCGCTGGCGGTCGCACGGGCGACAGTCGCCGTCGTGCGCGAGAAACACGTCGCCGCAGACGCGGCCGGCCTCGCGTACTACGCGTTCAGTTCGCTCGTCCCCCTCCTGGTGCTCGCGTACGCCGCACTCACGACGTTCGGCACGGCGCTGGTGCTCGCACAGGCACTCGAACTGGTGACGGGCGTCGGCGCAGGGGAGATCGAGGCGGTCATCAGTCGACTCGGCGGGGACGGCGCGGGCCGGGTTCGCGCGGTCGCGCTCGCGCTCGTCATCTCGGTCTGGAGTACACACCGGATGTTCCGCGCCGTCGACCGCATCTTCGCCGAGGTGTACGGCGTCCGGCAGGAACGGTCGCGGACGCGCCGCTTCCTCGACAGCACGCTCGTGTTGGTGACCGTCACCGTCGGCATCACGGTGATGACGGGCCTCGGCGTCGTCCTCGCGGTGCGCGTCTCGGGACCGCTGTGGGCCGGCCTCGGGCCGGTCGTGCTGTGGCTCTCGCTCGCGGTCGTCTTCGTCCCGATGTACGTCGCGCTGTCGGGGCCGGACGTCTCGACGACCGAAATCGCCCCCGGCGCGGCGTTCGCCGCGAGCATCTGGACCGTCTCGCTCGTCGTGTTCCGCCTCTATCTCTCTACCTCCGAGACCGTCGAACTGTACGGCGTCGCCGGTGCCGTGTTGCTCGTCCTCTCGTGGCTGTACGTCGGGTCGTTCGCGCTGCTCGTCGGTGTCGTCTTAAACGCGGTCATCGCCGGCCGGGTGGAGCCCGACGAGACGTGGGTTCCAGGCGAGGCGGGTGGGACGGGCGGGTGA